A genomic segment from Brevibacillus marinus encodes:
- a CDS encoding helix-turn-helix domain-containing protein: MQHKLRKKRLEHGYTLKEMSECCGYRSPSAYQMIESSLIIPPVHKAMKIAQKLNSTVEELFEYNN, from the coding sequence ATGCAACATAAACTTAGAAAAAAACGGCTGGAGCACGGTTATACCTTGAAAGAAATGAGTGAGTGTTGCGGATACCGCTCGCCTTCTGCTTATCAAATGATCGAATCCAGTCTCATTATCCCGCCCGTTCACAAAGCGATGAAAATCGCGCAAAAACTGAACAGTACAGTTGAGGAGTTATTTGAGTATAATAACTAA
- a CDS encoding helix-turn-helix domain-containing protein, whose translation MIGQRIRLLRKMRNMTQADLAEALNLAKTTISSYENDINEPNHEMLIKLADFFHVSVDYLIGRTDTHEQAEVEIMLSKEQLKKIDELYEILFSIEDEEERNRIIETAIVFANGVKSVQKRNQNS comes from the coding sequence ATGATTGGACAGCGTATTCGATTGTTACGCAAAATGAGAAATATGACACAAGCTGATCTTGCTGAAGCATTAAATTTGGCTAAAACGACGATCAGTAGCTATGAGAATGACATAAACGAACCAAATCATGAGATGTTAATTAAACTGGCCGATTTTTTTCATGTATCGGTTGATTACCTGATTGGACGCACGGATACTCACGAGCAAGCGGAAGTCGAGATAATGTTGTCAAAGGAGCAGCTGAAAAAAATTGACGAGTTGTATGAGATCCTGTTTTCTATTGAGGACGAAGAGGAACGAAATAGGATAATCGAAACAGCTATCGTTTTTGCGAATGGAGTGAAATCCGTACAAAAACGAAATCAGAACTCCTAA
- a CDS encoding helix-turn-helix transcriptional regulator has protein sequence MTKKQLQATFGSFVKELRKTYGYSQHELAAKMGVSRNTISNLENGTTTPLLRNVEKLQEIFGNNALPALHQLYLRIQDNIAVLMEWAKKLKDNDFVFATRILKKCFRLSEQDARSQIIVAFTSILWDYQMKRKVNKRKIDFVVHNFKQIDSDTFLSLVLQLYDLCFSNGKQFEVFFQILDAIDDEVSSKNNPFKEFMLHFHSAGARYYQGEYIKALKCSEKSLSYQGIISDVYMARAFLRHGNICMQLNDLKLALESYFSAYEILKKFQNDPFLPGCLANLGRAYYQLGDYDMALSYWNQFFEKTSDDDPMRLNVLTDLTLYYIETKQISAAWHTFNLSNDILQVALSNDWSLYYVEALLHQRNHALLTYLAGEKEKSLVTLLEVSDRLMNSHLKDEFVRTNRIIVDILKKEMYNEEINDRSCME, from the coding sequence TACTATTAGTAATTTAGAAAATGGCACTACCACCCCCCTTTTAAGGAATGTTGAGAAATTACAAGAGATTTTTGGCAACAATGCCCTGCCGGCTCTCCATCAATTGTACCTGAGGATTCAGGATAATATAGCAGTTCTAATGGAATGGGCTAAAAAACTGAAAGATAACGATTTTGTATTCGCCACTCGTATTTTGAAAAAGTGCTTTCGGTTATCCGAACAGGATGCACGCTCCCAAATCATTGTCGCTTTTACGTCGATCCTCTGGGACTACCAGATGAAAAGGAAGGTTAACAAAAGAAAAATAGATTTTGTAGTTCATAATTTCAAACAAATTGATTCAGACACCTTCCTATCTCTGGTTTTGCAGCTTTACGATTTGTGTTTTTCAAATGGAAAACAATTTGAAGTTTTCTTTCAAATTTTAGACGCAATCGATGACGAAGTCAGCAGTAAAAATAATCCCTTTAAGGAATTTATGCTTCACTTTCATTCAGCCGGCGCTCGATACTATCAAGGTGAATACATTAAAGCACTAAAGTGTTCTGAGAAATCTCTGAGCTATCAGGGAATTATATCAGATGTATATATGGCCCGCGCTTTCCTACGACATGGAAATATATGCATGCAACTCAATGATCTGAAACTGGCTTTGGAAAGTTATTTTTCCGCGTATGAGATACTGAAAAAATTCCAGAATGACCCGTTTTTGCCGGGTTGTTTAGCAAACTTGGGCAGAGCGTATTATCAGCTGGGTGACTACGATATGGCTTTGTCTTATTGGAATCAATTTTTTGAAAAAACCTCTGATGACGACCCTATGCGTCTAAATGTCTTGACAGACCTTACTCTATATTACATTGAAACAAAACAAATATCGGCAGCGTGGCATACATTTAACCTCTCAAATGACATCTTACAGGTGGCCCTTTCAAATGACTGGTCTTTATATTATGTTGAGGCGCTCTTGCATCAACGAAATCACGCTTTACTCACCTATTTAGCCGGAGAAAAGGAAAAAAGCCTGGTTACTCTCTTAGAAGTATCGGACCGTCTCATGAATTCTCATTTGAAAGATGAATTCGTCAGAACAAACAGAATTATAGTAGACATCTTAAAGAAGGAAATGTATAATGAGGAAATAAATGATAGGAGTTGTATGGAATGA